The Myripristis murdjan chromosome 8, fMyrMur1.1, whole genome shotgun sequence genomic sequence AGATATGGCTGCAGAACTGTCTTTTAAGTTTTGATAGAGGAAAAGTCTATTTTACTATGCTGGATGTTAAAATTCTAAAAATGCAATTGTCCACTGTCTTAACCTACATGTTaagtgatgaaaacacacacactgaatcatcCATTTGTCAccatttgttttggtgtgtcACTTTAACACTTTTCCTTACATTATATTCAGCGATAGCAAGTCACTAGTGTTAGGTAACAAGGTTAGTAATAAAACTGTGTCAGAGTTTCTTAATGTGGGCCTGTAGAgtcataattttttaaaaatatgactaTAAATAACTCAACACAGCTGATGCAGccaggtttatttttggaacTATTTCCAGCGAGCAGCAGCATATTCATCCTCTGCTCAGAGATTTTTAGCCTCACTTATTCATGCTCTTAATTTCATGCCTGCTATCACTCAGTACAGTGTATACTATAGTGTTAGCATGCAGCCCCAGAATAAATGATCTACCAGGGACATATGGATGATTTTAGTGTTTATATTCTCATTACTTTACAGGTACGTTAAGCCAGTATTTTAAAAACTTGGCGATATTGTCTCCTTGAATAAACTGatgatttttgtgtttcagaTCCATGAGAAGCTGAGACAGTATGAGAGACAGAGTCCGACACCTGTCCTCCACAGTGCGTCTTCTCTGGCTGAGGACGTGAGctcaccctacacacacacacacacacacacacacacacacacacacacacacaaaattacattACCCGTTGGGCACAGCAGTCAGTCACAGTGAGTTAGCACAGACCAAGAAGCAATGCTGGTATCAAgagtgaattttaattttctcaaaGTGCTGAATCATCCCAAAGCTCATCTAATGAAACTCCATATCCTGCTTCTGCCTCCCTCACTCACGCCAGTTAGCAGGGGGAAAAATGCTGACCTTAGCAGCTCACTActtattttcctgtgtgtatgtgtgtatatgtgtgtgtgtgtgttagtatatCTATCTGCAGTTATTATACAGTTAACGGCACAATGCATTACGGTTACACTCATGCACAGGTTCAGTGCAGGTCAGCATTCAGTGTATAATATTCAGCTGTGATTGGCAGGTGGCAGAGGAACTGCAGAGTGGACCAATGagcacagaggagaaggagcTTCTACACCTGCTGACATCACCACATCTCAAGGTAAACACACTcacctcatttaaaaaatatatataaaaatagtaCTGGGGTAGCAACAGTTAGAATGACAACGGTGCATGATGAAAATACAGGTGATTGCTGAGCCGCAGTACAGGTGAATACTGCAGGTGGCACTTGGTGATGACAACAGGAAGTTAGGGTGTTTCTAAGTTTTTGCAAAGTGTGATTACAatactaggtggttgctaggtatTAATGGTTACTATGGTGTTACTAGGTGGTTACTAGGTATTGGAGGTCAGTATTGTACTACTAGGTGGTTGCTTGTTGAGTATTGGCTGTTGTAATGGTGctactaggtggttgctaggtatTAATGGTTACTATGGTgttactaggtggttgctaggtatTGGAGGTCAGTGTTGTACTACTAGGTGGTTGCTTGTTGAGTATTGGCTGTTGTAATGGTGctactaggtggttgctaggtagGTAGTGGTGGTTACTATGGTATTACTAAGTGGTTGCTAAGTAATAGTGGTTACTATGCTGTTATCTGGTGGTTGACTGGCATTAATGGTTGCTATGATGtaactaggtggttgctagggatTAGCGGTTTTACTCGGCGGTTGCTAAATGAGTAGGAGTAGTTGTATTAGTATATATTTAGAAGTTAGTATTGTGTTACTATGTGGTTTCTGGGTGATTActggtggttgctaaggtgttacTAGGTAGTTGCTAAGCAATTATCAGTGGTTACTAGGTTGTGACTAAGTTGTTGCTAGGTGACTGGTAGCTAGTGCTAGTGTGATTCTAAGTGGCAATCAAAATCACCTGACATATTTATAGAGCTCTGCAAAACATTTGGGGATGAAAAAGTTCAATATCTTACAAAGCATATTTAgagatgtggtgtgtgtttgtcatattATATAAGCAGCTCCTGGCATTAAAGACTTGAACTCAGACTACTGTTGTGAGATATACACACAGTTCATTTGCTCTGACATCAGACCATGAAATCACAGTACAATGTACAGATTCTGGCAGATATCAGGCTACTCTGTTTATTCTTTGAGTGACTCGGCGTCAGCACTGTAATCTCAGTATGTCTGATTTCTGTCCCGTCAGGCTGTTCTCTCGGTGCATGACACTGTAGCACAGAAGAACTTTGACCCCGTGCTGCCTCCGCTGCCGGACGACTTTGAGgacgagctggaggaggagtcGGTGAAGATTGTCAGGCTGGTGAAGAACAAGGAGCCTCTGGTGAGTCGTGACATGGAGAAGGAAAGGCTGATATGAAGGGCGAGAGGATGCAGAGGTCagtggagatggaggaagaagagagggagacaaaggaTGGAGAAGTTTTAAATGGCATGAGGAAGGGAAATCGGAATAGCCTGCAGGGGAAGGATTGGGAACATAAAGTCAAGGGACTGAGACCTGCTCTGCTCAGGATTATAACCTCCTATCTGTCCATGCTGCAGGGCGCCACCATCAGACGTGATGAAGCCACCGGGGCGGTGATTGTGGCCCGCATCATGAGGGGAGGTGCAGCTGACCGAAGTGGTAAAATCACCCtgcttcttctctgtctgtcacaccaGGCTTCCCATAATAAGGCCTTGTGTCTATTAGTCTGCTTTGCTGGTCTAACTGTATACATTTTACTCATCTGCTAATGACCAAGAGATCAAGCaactgtgacagagagagatggatcaCAGCAGCAACCgccaaacaaaaagagaaaaaaaaaaaacaggcattgtAGTGAATTTCTCTTCAAACCCTGAGGCACTCTGCAAGCCGGGCTCTGTCACGTCACGTAGGTTTAGCAAAAATCTGTTCACGGGTGTTACCATGGCAATACCAGCCACATGGAGTCGGGGAgcggagtgtgtatgtgttgtttgGATTTTGAAacgtgcatgctgggaaagtaAATCAATCAGTGTCCGTAGCCATTAATCATTCATGACTTCCTGAgttttgctgctgtgtgaaGTGAGGTAAATGGGATAAGCCCTAGATGGCCATGGAGGGAGAGACTGTCTGTGAGCCAGCAGATAGATTTCAGAATTAGCCTTAACCGATCCATGTCGGataaatgcatgtatgtgtgtatgactgcACAAAGcggcgtgtgtgcgtgtgtgtgcacattatgCACTCTCTCCTCAGGGACAGGTGTATTGATTTCTGCACTCACCAGCCTTTGGTTTCATTGTTGTGACTGCACTTACGCAGCTGAGGGTAGCGGCCGCCCCGGTCTGCCTCTGACAGCAGCGCTGATGTCAAGATACAACCGAGAAATAACAAAGACCTACTGAGCCCTTTGAAGCCGCTGCCTCTGATCTCTCCACCCACTCAATGTATGTATGTCTTCATAcaatctctcctctccttgttccttCTGCCAGGTTTGGTCCATGTAGGAGATGAACTCAGGGAGGTTAACGGCATCTCCATAATCCACAAGAGGCCAGATGAGATCAGTCAGCTGCTGGTAAGAAAGACAAAACTGCTGTATATATGTACGTTTAAAGGCGTATCGGCATTTGCTTTGCTGAAATGATTgctgaaatgattttaattcaagatttttattggAGTTTGTGAACAACAGTAATATACCGTAATATTGTGCAGTAATGTAAAACTGTCCTTTTAattctaaaatgtgaaaaaatcaaacagcagaaTCACATTGTTTATTCTACAAAAACGATTTATTAGATGTAAGCATAAAGCATATAAATCACAACAGTATTTGTCTTGCCATTATACTTTTTTGATGAAGTAGTGTGTAAACATGATCAGGCAACCTGCAACCAATATGACCAAAAAacaatttacagaaaaaaaaaaacattaattttaccTTTTTGCCACTCATGCCTCTCACACTTCTTAGTGCAGTGATGTTATGTTTTCTTATGGGAATATGACATGAACTATCCCTGTCCTTAAATATTATATCCATCTCTCATCTTGTTTAATAGTTAATATGTACGTCTTGTACTGACTTCACAATCCGCCCTAGCAGACTTTTAAGCAAAGAGTGAATTGAAACTTTTGGGTTTTTGCCTTTACCCTGAGTCTTAAATCACAAAACTCCCCTCCCCTACTTCCTCTGTCTATTTGTGATCTAGTCCCAGTCCCAGGGCTCCATCACTCTCAAGATAATCCCTGCAATTAAAGAAGAAGATCGACTAAAGGAGAGCAAGGTGAGATGGAGGAATGAGGGTCAGATCACAACCACAGTCGGGATTATTGAGTGTTCTCAGgaacaaaatatcttaaataGCAAGTTACAGTCATGTGAGATAAATAGCATCTCCTGAATTTTAGTTTCGACCCATATGAGTATCTTTAACCGGATATATGTATGATTCTAGGTGTATATGAGGGCCTTGTTTGACTACATCCCCCTGGAGGACAAGGCCACTCCCTGCCAAGAGGCGGGACTTCCCTTTAAACGGGGGGACATCCTGCAGGTTGTGACCCAGGACGACCCCACGTGGTGGCAGGCAAAGAGGGTGGGAGACAGCAACCTGCGAGCCGGGCTCATCCCCTCCAAGCACTTCCAGGAGAGGTGAGACCTGCAGGAGGATGGATCATTTGCGGCTCTTATAGCACACCTGAACGAGATAAAAGCAAACAACCTTTGGTATTTCACGTAAAAATTGCCGGTGCTGTGCAAACAAAGTAGATCCAGGACTGAACCGTTCATCTCCACTGtgctcatatttattttatccaGCACTTGGCATTTTGTAATCTGTTAAGTCCTTATTCGTGTGTTCCAGTTTGATGGGTCAGCTATGATTAGATGGAGTATCAGAGctgtgtgcaaaaataaaagtaaacacAACCTTGAACAGGCGCATGCTGATTCTGTAAGTGTCATAATCCCTCAGTAAGATGATCTCAGCAGGCTGGGAGATTTATGTCAAATGCTGTCGTCTCTCTGTTGGATTAAAAACTACGTCTGAAATACAGAGAAAGACGCGGGTTGTAGGAATGACAAAACTCCATTAAATTGCGCTCTGTGTCCAGCCTTTGTAGGTATAAATATGTACCTGCATTAAAAATAACTCGGTTCAGCTGAAAAGATCAAGCTGCAGACAAacttttggtaaaaaaaaaaaatgtatgaggcCGGGATAGATGAACCAACGAATTTGAATGCATCAGCATGTCTGAACCAAAGTAAGATCTGAGGTGAAACAATATCGCATTGCAGCCTTGGGTCACAGCATGGTGcgtcctttctgtctttcatgttTAAATCTTTtatcccccccctccctccggCTCTTTCACTACATATCACTAACCTGATGATTCTCTTATCTCTGCCTCTATCCTTTTTGGCTCTCTTGCTCCTCTGCTGTACATTCCTCCAGACGGCTGGCCTACAGGATAAAAATGGGCACACTCCCGAACCCAAAATCCCCTAAAAAGCCTGTCTgtaagtttctctctctgtgctttaaACTCCAAGGACCCCACTTCATTTCCAGCCTGGTGTAATACTGGTTCACTATCGGCAGCTGCTTTTTAACAAACGCTCattctctgtctcattttgaCGCGGAGCTCCCCTTTCACTACAATAAGACACACTCACTATCTTTGTGTATAAGAGTATTTCCCCCCCCCCACTGGATGGATGTAGCTGTGATTCCTTTGACATTTattgaccttttattttttgctggtAATTGGCATTCTCAGAGGCATTAGTGTTCATTGTCCATTCTGTGCTGCCAGGCAGACATGAATTTAAAagggatgagagaaagagagagaaagagagagagagggagagggggagagatggaggggcacaaagagggagggagggatcaCAGATATGAATTAATCTCTTTCATGTTTGGTCCATCTGGCCAGCGAATGGGCTGTGAATTCAGCTTAAGTGAAGCCCCCGCAGCACCCAAGCCAGCACCCATTGACAGAACAAAGACTTAACGACGCACCGCGCCGCTCGCTTCCACGCCACGCACAGTGATGCCACAGAcacgaggtgtgtgtgtgtgcgtgagtgcgtGGAAGTGGCCAGGTGAGCGGGTGATATGAGTGACGGCTCTGCGTGGCGCTTAAGCTGGGTTGCGATCCGATTAGGTCTGAGCCACGGGGCGACAAGGGCTTAGCAATATGGCTGCTAGCCCTGCATTGCCGTACAATGGCATGCCTGCAGGGGGggctcctctgtctctgcctccctccctgctctgtCTCTTTGATCAACCTGCCAGGGGGGCTTTTTAATTGTAGGACCCCCACGTCCCGTCAGTGACTGCACTCTCTCCCTCTAAATTTCCAGTTTTCGTTCTCATTATGTCAGGCTACATAAAGATTAGGTGGGATTATGCACTACTATATTTCTTAACTGATCTTAATACCTTTTTACCTTTTCCTTAAATAACATGTTTTACACTCTCCTCTACCTCTTTTTCCCTGCTGCATGCCAAATATCAGATGACCAAGGATGTGATAAAGGTGGGTAAATATGTGGGTCATGGACATGATTTATCCtcaatatacacatacacacacacacaatgggaaAATGTAGTAGACtctgggtgtgtgcatgtgtgtgtgtgtatataaagcTTACTTGTGTGCTACTGGGGTATGCTTTTGGGATTTCTACTGCTTGGAGCTTaattcctctcctctgttgttAGCAAACCAGACTAGAATAAAGATTCTTTGCAtagctggtttgtgtgtgtgtgtgtgtgtgtgtgtgtgtgtgtgtgtgtgtgtgtgtgttgtgccagCCGATACACAGGCAGAGCAGTATCCCCTGGAGACTCCAGTCCATCCAAGCAGAGGTTGTTAAAGATAGCAGTAGCtcgtccctttttttttttttttttttttttttttttttgcgtcatCCTTAGTTCCCATTatcttttgttctgttttcctccttcattttgctctctctctgcaattGCACTCGCTCTCTTTCAAAATTCCTTTCTTCTGTACTATCTTTACCCCAtaagattattttttccttctctgtcacGCATGCATTGTCATATGATACAGACTAGAGAGACttctgagacagacaggtgaaaaaaaaaaaaaaaaaaagacgctgtCCTTTTGTTTGTGGAACTGCAGATTTGTAGGTTTGTGTATTTGAGGCAGATCAGCTGGCCTCTGTGCATCTCTGGGGAGTCCAGCcttgtttacatgtttttgtgggTCAGAGAGACCTGACTCACAGCCTGCTCCATCCAGATCCAGgagagctcctctctctcctctcctcttcctctgctctcctcttcctctcttctcctctcctctcctctcctctcttctctttgaAGTAGAAAGCTCTGTATCTGTGGTGTCAGATCACTTCATCATGACTTCACCAGTGGCTGTGGCCTCCAGCTGTGTTCCTCCATTAACTCCTGGCTGCCCGTCCCCCCTCTGCCcgctgtctgcctgcctgctgcctgtCCGCCCTGCCTGGCCCCTCCAGCGCCCACGGCCCTCTCCTCTGTGATTCTTGACTCCCAACCCCTGTTCCTTAACTCTTCCAGGTCTCTTACCCTGTGCTCACCCCTCTTTTCCCTGCTTGCCTCCCTACAGAGGACTGTGACTGTGAGGGCTATTTCAATGGACAGTACATAGGTGAGAGCGTGCATATCtttctccacctccttctcccTTTCTGCTCTTTGCCTGCTGCAGCCTGGCTGTGCGCTGGTTCACTGGTCGCTTTGGGctggggataaaaaaaaaaatggctgcctTAAGGGTTGACCTGGCTGGGGCCGGGGATGAGGGGTAAGAGGAAGGGCAAAGGTGTCGACGGGTCGAGAGATGGGGTCGAAGTCCGCACCGGAGAGGTGGTTAGTCAGAAAGGACGGACCAGAATTAGTGATTAGTCAAGGAAAAGTAAAGACGCGCGCGCAGATGTGGAGAAGTCTCAGATTGATTGCACACTGCCCACCATGCTGTTCATACCAGAtaaaaaaggagaataagagaCGTGTAGAATGCATGATCTCTCACTTTCTGCTGGCGCCAGTAACAGATCCGCCTCATCAGACTAAACTGCATAATTTGCATTCACACATCATTCAAGGATGAATGTGAGTGCCAGATAGTGCAATATAGAAACCAGCAAAACATCTAGCAAATCACATTTAGATCCACTTTGTATGGTTATTTCTTACAGCGCAGCCACACAACCTGTGATAATTGTGTAAGATGCAAACACCAACATTTATCACGATATAAAATGTCCCTATCATTACGCAGAAATTAGCAGTCAGTGTTACTCCGGTAGCACATATACTAGAAATTAGCAGTGAGTCATATTTCTTTGCAATTACAGGCTGATGTCCTGAATCTAAATTGCAGTGGAAGCCATACACTAGACTCACCCCTTATCCTCAACCCCCCCCTCCCTAACCTTCCACTGACCTTCCCTCCCTCAGCCTTCTTCACCCCAACGTGACCCTGATTCGCTCCTCTTCCCCACATCCTACAAACCGCTGGAATGACGATGAGCACGAGGAGTGATCTAAACACAGCTGAAAGCTGAATGGCAACCTCTCGCACCCTCTCGAAAACGCCTAATAAAACTGTATCTGTGCTGTGGATTTGGAGCGTATGTGTATCTTGGTATTAGCACTGCGGCTTCGGTCGTGTTTCCTGTACGTTGCACTCCCTGCATAGAGCTGTAAAACCCTCAAACCCTCACCACGCAACCACCGTCCCCCCCTCCCGCCTTCCCTCCCCACCAAGCAGTGTTTGGATCCTCCTACCCCTCCCCACACCTGTCCCCCTTTCCTGCATCTGACTGCCCCTGCTGCTGTGGCCGGTGCACCCCGTTTCCCCTTCCCCACCCCCCATGAGGGCCCTGCTGCGTTGGACGCATTGCACACTCAACCAGGCACGTTTTGCTGCTCGTTCACCCTGTGTGGAGGTGTGAGGCTGGGTTGTGTGATGCTCTAACGCCAGTTATAGTCTCTCCTAAGTGTAAAGCAGTGGCGCCCTCCTGTGGCCAGGTGTTTTCCTGGGAATTTTATTCAGGTACAGTTCCCGGCTCATTCCCTCAGGTACACACCACTGACAGGGAGAGCGGACAGTGGTGGCCATGGGAGACCCTGACTTGCAGGTAGCCTGCTCCATTAACATGGTGTTTCCCAAGGCCACgctgtcctgtctgtcctgcCTCAGCCCTGTAGCCTCTTTCAAAGGCAGCATGTCTTATCTACCTTGGTTGGAATCTATTTTGAAGAACAAAGACAGccttcattaatttttttttttttttaaatgaagccaatttttaaaatatgtttttgctgaAAGCAGAGCTGGGTCTGATTCACCCTCAGGCCTGGAGTGTATCACCTATGTTTACTGAATGGTTCTGCCAAAACCTTGTCGGATATCAGCTGCATGTGCTCAAGCTTTGTTTGACACATGACCTTTAACTGACTTTAAGTCCAGCTAATATCTCACAATATCAGGTAGTCCATTTACTCTTGAGATAAGTGTGAGGTACCCCTGAATATGCACGGTCACTCTGTTCACAGACATTTAATGCATGATTATCATTGGGCTGGTcttcaactgataaaaaaaaaaaacgagttgaaaaagaaaattatataaTGCTCTgtaatgacattttgtttttgcatgataaTGAAACATTTGCCCATAGTCCTTGTAATGCAACACTGTAATAGCTTAACTTTTTATCTGCAAAAAGAGATATCTACACCACGGCATGAGTGAAGCAGTGTACTCATGTGTTATGTAATCTTGTGAAAACAGTTGTATAGCCCATATCATCTAACCTTTGACCCTTTGTTTTATGGCCCTTTTCCCTCCCATTCTCGGCTGTGCTGTTAGCTGGCCTGCGAAGGAGCTTCCGGCTGAGTCGTAAAGACAGGCAAGGATCCTCCGGTGAGGGCTCTGATCCAGGTGACCCGGATTTCCTGACCTATGAGGAGGTGACCCGCTACCAGCAGCGGCCCAATGAGAGGCCTCGCTTGGTGGTCCTGATTGGTGAGACTGAGGCTTTGAATGGCACAACTATTCTCTTTTGATGATACTGACCCCTAGTGGGGCTGAGTctgcactgcaacacactggTGAATGGCATTTCCCACAAGAGGCACTTGAGGGTGTTAGCTATTACCGACTGCTTTTTCAATATTTGCTGTGCTTTATCTCTTTCctgtatgtttttctctctcacactccaaAGGTTCCCTCGGAGCCCGGATCAATGAGCTGAAACAGAAGGTGATAGCAGAGAACCCACATCGCTATGCAGTGGCTGTCCCACGTAAGTCACTCTAAGCACCATTTAGACACTCCACGCATAATGGAGTTACACTGCCGCACACCATGTGAGCGCATAAAACCCTGTTGCCGTCCCGCAGATACCACCAGGCCTAAGAAACCTCATGAGAAGGAGGGCGTGGAGTACCACTTTGTCACCAAACAGCAATTTGACGCCGATGCGCTGAACAACAAGTGGGTTTCCATACCTTTCCAAAGCTGAGACTAAATTATCAGGAGAAAACACTGGTGCTCTTAAAGAGAGAAGACAAATAGGAGTCTTTAGATGCatccaagaaaaacaaacttcagcCATGAGCACTGTGCTGAACAGGAGAAGGACCCCTGTGTCAATTTGCTACAAACTTCACAAGAGGCACCACGTGAGCACACACCCAGGCAAATTATTCAGgtgcaaaacaatttttttcagtGCGGGGTTCAAAGGAGTGAGGTCTGCACACTGTAAAGCtcgtaataaaataataatagcattCTCTTTTGCCTCAAAaaccaaattaaattatttattgcGAGCTTAGCAGGGTGCAGACTTCATTCGTTTGTAccctcatttttttaaaaggccTCTATTTTCCATTTCTAGCTGGTATAATACGTTGCTGGAAACTGGTATATTTTTTGACTTTATATCCAGACATTGCACAAATAGTGTTTTTAATCATTCTTATCCCTATTGGCCatgaatgaaaaagtgaaaaaatgaaggTGATGTCACCAGCACCTGTTGTGCTCTGTGGATATTAGTTGCTTTTTAAGAAACATACGTATGGGTTCTGCTCTGCTCCGTGCTTTAGTGCCTCAAAGTTTGCTTTCTTGGATGTATCTGGGTTTCCATAAAGCGCATACTGCACCACAATGCTGCTTTGTCTCCTGTTGAACTAGCACCCAGCATAATAATGGGTTTGCATAATTTTCCCAGGTTCATAGAGCATGGGGAATACAAGGAGAACCAGTACGGCACCAGTATAGAGGCGATCCGCTCCGTACAGGCCAAGAACAAGATGTGTCTGGTGGACGTGCAGCCTGAGGTAAAGGGCACATTCGTCTCATGCAGCCACTGAGCCCATCACATTAAGTGTGACGCCGCGGGCACCACAGTTCAGTATCAAAACATGTCATAATTTATGGCTCCTGCAGGCGGTAGCATTTAACGGAGTGTTTGAGTGGACGTGGGCGGACAGTCATATCAGATTTGCTCGCCATGTTGGAATCTGACATGCCATCGCTGACTTTGTTCAAACCGCTTTTGGTGCTGtgtcctctctttcctctatTGTCTGTAAATCCTCCGTCACCCCAGGCCCTGAAGAGGCTGCGGACGGCAGAGTTCAAGCCCTATGTGATATTCGTCAAGCCTCGGATTCCTGAGAGCAGACGTCGCCGCAGTGCCGCCACCTCACCGGGAGGGGGAGAGCACGGGCGCATTACAGTGAGTGCTCTCCGCTCTCTTGGCAATTATCTTGTTCCTCTGTGTTCACTCAGAGAGGTGGCTAACGCATGCACacattagggctgggtgatatggaaaaaaaaatcaaatatcgcaatatctttgaccacaaaccttgatatcgatattgtgacaatgacttggtgctttcatgagatatttgtacatgagatttttgataaacaatcataaTGTAGATGTAGAACAGCTAGGATAGACAGTAAGTTAAAAATGACATGGCCCTCACTGTAAGGCAGCcttcaaaaacaggaaaagacaacacttacagCATATCACAATTTtacaatacagtggtccctcgtttatcgcgggagttacattctaaaaataacccgcaataggcaaaatccgcgaagtagtcagcttttttttttttttttttttacaattattattgatgttttaaggctgtaaaacccctcactacacactttatacacttttctcagacaggcgttaacattttctcacttttctctcttgtttaaacactctcaaagttcaaaccttcatagaaaaataagtccagttttatagaatgaacgcattctgtactgtacaggagaca encodes the following:
- the mpp3a gene encoding MAGUK p55 subfamily member 3 isoform X1; translation: MKEAMPVLTAGAGLHETLALLTSQLRPDANHKEDMVFLKDVFSERSLGYLMKIHEKLRQYERQSPTPVLHSASSLAEDVAEELQSGPMSTEEKELLHLLTSPHLKAVLSVHDTVAQKNFDPVLPPLPDDFEDELEEESVKIVRLVKNKEPLGATIRRDEATGAVIVARIMRGGAADRSGLVHVGDELREVNGISIIHKRPDEISQLLSQSQGSITLKIIPAIKEEDRLKESKVYMRALFDYIPLEDKATPCQEAGLPFKRGDILQVVTQDDPTWWQAKRVGDSNLRAGLIPSKHFQERRLAYRIKMGTLPNPKSPKKPVYDQGCDKEDCDCEGYFNGQYIAGLRRSFRLSRKDRQGSSGEGSDPGDPDFLTYEEVTRYQQRPNERPRLVVLIGSLGARINELKQKVIAENPHRYAVAVPHTTRPKKPHEKEGVEYHFVTKQQFDADALNNKFIEHGEYKENQYGTSIEAIRSVQAKNKMCLVDVQPEALKRLRTAEFKPYVIFVKPRIPESRRRRSAATSPGGGEHGRITEEDLQEMRQSAIQIDQQYGHLVDRVLIKEDSASACAELRGILERLERETFWVPVSWVRT
- the mpp3a gene encoding MAGUK p55 subfamily member 3 isoform X2, with protein sequence MKEAMPVLTAGAGLHETLALLTSQLRPDANHKEDMVFLKDVFSERSLGYLMKIHEKLRQYERQSPTPVLHSASSLAEDVAEELQSGPMSTEEKELLHLLTSPHLKAVLSVHDTVAQKNFDPVLPPLPDDFEDELEEESVKIVRLVKNKEPLGATIRRDEATGAVIVARIMRGGAADRSGLVHVGDELREVNGISIIHKRPDEISQLLSQSQGSITLKIIPAIKEEDRLKESKVYMRALFDYIPLEDKATPCQEAGLPFKRGDILQVVTQDDPTWWQAKRVGDSNLRAGLIPSKHFQERRLAYRIKMGTLPNPKSPKKPVYDQGCDKAGLRRSFRLSRKDRQGSSGEGSDPGDPDFLTYEEVTRYQQRPNERPRLVVLIGSLGARINELKQKVIAENPHRYAVAVPHTTRPKKPHEKEGVEYHFVTKQQFDADALNNKFIEHGEYKENQYGTSIEAIRSVQAKNKMCLVDVQPEALKRLRTAEFKPYVIFVKPRIPESRRRRSAATSPGGGEHGRITEEDLQEMRQSAIQIDQQYGHLVDRVLIKEDSASACAELRGILERLERETFWVPVSWVRT